TGATATCTGGATGCGAATcgttaatattaattatactagttaTTAAAAATAGAAATTTTTGGATGAAATACAAGCCAcacaacttcaaaatcgcattaaaaaaatccgcataaaaagagaccttactgtatacACTTTTCCGCATTCCACGCACTTATTAATTCTTTCCACACCGAACATTTTCGTTGTCAAGAAAATGAAATACTCAAAAAGCAAGCACAGAACTGTGAACAGTAGAAATGATTGAATCGGAAAATTTATctaacagcttcactgttcaattggtaattatacaaagagtctacattctaccacatccaatattattttaatattaaatattatgtaACTTCAGTAAATATCGATTCTTATGATCACTAAATAGTCTTTTCAGCGTTTTTCTAAAAACAATTTTAAGGGTCACATATTATTTATGATCATTCACACATGACATAATTAATAGGCGAGCTGTTGACCCCTAAAAAGGCACTTAGAAACGAAATATACCGACTTTTTTTCATTTCTACCTCTGCCAACCTTTTTATTCGATTCTATATAGTTTTCAAAGttcaaatgtattttttttttttaatttttcctgaaTTTTGTCTTAAAATATTCTTAGTCCAACTCTGCACCGTGCCAGTGGTTTACAATACAATATGGCCTTCAGCCTAATAGGCAAAACATTAGGCGACCTGTCAATAATTGACAACGAGCGTTATGTCAGTTATGTGCTGTGACCCAGCCCTGTGGGAGAGAGATCCCACATCACTGGCTGTGACAttgccacctttacttaacaagccatgaagagaaaaaggcaacatcgcaattgatgacgtgcgtagtccgactttcggactaccgcttttgaaaacacaattttaaagtagaaattctggtaaaatttatagtattttttgagtcgaacaagaaaatattattaattagaagtttgtacaaaataaaattaaaagtacttccttgtaagtaacgtttattatacaaaaaaaaaccaataacaagaatatacatGGGATTAATTGtcttcgaatcctaagaaaactaatgagtatttttcaaaaatttaaacgcagaatgaaagattacgttaggaccgagggccgaaagtccctgaaaacttctatgtttattttaataagttacaggggcgaaaaattaagaaaatttagtgtgatttttagtttcaaatatgtcattcaaaaacaacttttcattcattctaagggactttcggccctcggtaataaagtaatctttcattcagcgtttacatttttcaaaaatacttattagttttctcaggattcgaaaaaaatgattgcatttaaaatacactgaaaattttgttcctttccctttaaagtttttcgaacttatttagaaacaccctgaattgataaagaacaaacatctagttgttaaagtagctaacattttttattatccaacataagcgaattaatcaaaacaaaacagaatgttattaagaaaaccagaatctatagttgggttttaatatattattattattatacaaaaaaaaaccaataacaagaatatgtgtaaaatactttattttaaataaataatatcttttttttttttttttttttttttattgaaaatttaccgcatccaccaagaggtgattagcgggaatacagtgtaggagtacagttccaataacttacaatctataatataattctatgagttttaaataattatcgatattattatctataattacagtatgtatcttaaattaagaatacagtgtaggtataacttccagtaatttagattctataatatagccctatacattttaaatagtttgcgatattgtcatagtaaccatctgtgcctaaaagtttgttgatgttgttaggaatattgaatctaattcgttcatttgcaaaaagtggacagtcaattaaaaaatgttttacattatttatttcgtcacaaatttcacatttagggGGATCGTCTCTTGTAAACAGGTGAGAGTGCGTGAATCTTGTGTGACCTATACGCAGACGTGTgataacagtttgaagttttcgggTTCGTATTCTCGATAGCCGCGGGTAAACATTATCCTTGATTGTTCTTAAAGATGTCTGTGAATATTTCCATTCTTGGTTCCATTTACACGTGATTAGATTTCTAAAGTACGATTTTATGTCACTCGCGAGATTTCGACACTCCGTTACCTCTGTTTCGACACTTTCCGACACTTTACGGGCGCACTGATCTGCTGCTTCGTTTCCATCGATACCAGTATGAGATGGGATCCATATGAAGGTAATGCGTCTGGAATTTTCTTGAGCCTCTTCTAGTTCagattttaccattttctctAGGGGGTTTTTAGGATACACATGATTTAAAGTTTGTAAAGCACCGAGTGAATCACTTAGGATCAAGCATtttggtattttgtttttgttgacatGTTCAAGGGCTTTGAGTATTGCATAAAGTTCAGcagaaaaaatactgaaatatttGGGAAGTCTAAAATGATATTGGTTGTTAGGGGTTACATATGCAGCACCTACTCCTGTATTACattttgatgcatctgtgtatatCTTGTAGCAATTATCTCCATGTTTGGCTATGATTGAATTaaggttatttttaaaaacagcTGGATTTGTTGAGTGCTTACTAAATGCAGTAAGATTATAATTTATTTGGGGGGTATCAGTTTTCCAAGGAGGGGGATGGTCCAAATTTATTAGGAATATATCTGGAAAGTTTACTTCTAAATATCTTAGATAAAATCGAATTCTCTCATAGAAAGGTTTGTGTGAAATATGTCTATTTTGAGACGTATATTTATTATTGAATGTATTATCAAAAAGAGGTCTGTTTGGATTTGAAGCTATAGAAGTTGCATGAGTTAATGTTAAATACATGCGACGGTGGAATAAAGAAGGTTCTCCGGTTTCACTATACAAACTCTCTACCGGCGTCGATCTAAATGCTCCCGAGGAAAGTCTTAATGCTGCATTGTGTATACTATCTAAGGGTTTTAGTGTTGTTTCGGACGCAGATATGTACGCAATGGAGCCATAGTCTATTTTAGATCTAATTAAGGCTTTATATAGGCTAATTAGGGTATCATAATCAGAGCCCCAGTCCCTGTTAGATAATGTTCTtaataaatttaatcttttattgcAAGATGCAACTAGTTGAtttatatgttttttccaagtcaGTTTTTGATCCAACCACATTCCCATAAATTTTACGTCTGTTTTAAACATGATAGTTGAGTTATAAAATTTCAGTATTGGTGTGCTGAAAGCGTGTTTATTGGTGAATACCATGCCCACTGTTTTGGAAACCCAAAATTTAAATCCCGTGCCATGGGACCATTCTTCTAGTTGGTGTAGAAAATTTTGTAATGATTTCGACATTAGAGAGGGGTTTTTGCCTTTGATGTAAActactaaatcatctgcataaatGCGAGCTTTCAGaggtttttgcaaatttttaattatatcatTTATAGCGATTAAGAATAGTGTTGGGCTAATTATTGATCCTTGAGGAGTCCCATTTTCTTCAATATATTCTTCTGAATATGAATTTTGAACCCTTACTCGAAATGTTCTGTACcgcaaaaagtttttaataaattctagaCAATTACCTCGGATATTCCATGAGTGCAGTCTTTTCAAAATATTATACCTCCAGCACGTGTTGAATGCTTTCTTTAAATCAAAAAATATTGCTATACAATGTTGTCGAATTGCTAGAGTTTCCTGAATATCGCTTTCTAAGTCTAGAATATTATCTATGCCTGATCGGTTTTGTCTAAAACCATTTTGTTCAATGGTTTTAGATTTGACTTTTCAAGTGTCCATGTGAGCCGTGCATTGACAATTTTTTCTAGTAATTTTCCCATAGAGCATGTCAAGCTTATAGGCCTGTAGGACTCGGGAGCTAGACGGGGACTTTGAGGTTTAAGAAATGGAAGCACAATAGCCTTAGTCCAAATTGTGGGGCACTGGTGTTGCTGCCATATGATGTTGAATATCTGTAGCATTACGATTATGGCTGAATTTGGAAGCTGTTTCAGAAAAATAGATGGTATATCATCTGGGCCAGGACTAGAATCCTTCAAATTTATAAGTGAGTCATTTAGTTCATGAAATGTTAGCGGGAGATTTAGAGGATTGTGGCTAATTTCGTATGGAAATGTATTATAATTTTCGAGTTGTATTTTGTTTTCAAGAAAAGTGGGGTCGAAGATTTCATTggaagatatttttttataattcagtGCCAATATATTGGAAATTTCTGTTGGTGATGTAATGATTTGGTTATTTACTTTCAGGCTGGATATTGAGGGTGATTGGTGGAAACCGGAAATTTTGCgtatttttttccaaacttcACTTATTGGCGTAGAACTGTTTATATTGGAAACATATTTCATCCAACTGGCTTTTTTGGCCTGTTTAATTAATAGTTGAGTTTTGGACTTAAGTCTTTTGTACTCTATTTTGTTctctatatttttatgttttttgtaccTGTTGAAAGCTTTTTTACTTGCCCGGATTGCTTCGCTACAGTCACGATTCCACCATGGTACGGGTAAATGCTTTTTTGGCGCTTTAGTTTTACCTATAAACTGTTCTGCACTTTGtataatgatattattgaagtCATCTGGAGTATTATTGACGTTACTTTTTACAATAAAGTTCTGCATAGCTTTATCGATGTAGTTTTTAAATTCTGTCCAGTTTGCCGACTCTGTTTTCCATTTGGGTAGAAACTCATAAGGCGATTGTTGCCTAGAGAGATTTCTTATAAGAATGGGATGATGGTCGCTACTATATGTGTGTGATAAGACTTCCCATAAGAGCTGAGGTGACAACGCTGGGTCACAAAGACTTAGGTCAATTGCGGATGAATCTCCAGTCTGAATATTAAAACGTGTAGGAGTCCCATCATTGAGTAAGTTAAGCTGTAAGTCAGACATTAACTTTTCCAGTAATTTACCTCTGGTATCAGTACGTACAGACCCCCAAATGCTATTGTTAGCATTGAAGTCACCAAGTATAATACGAGGAGTTGGAATTTGTTCGATAAGGTTATTTATATCGTCAAAAGTTAATATTGTACTTGATGGTAGGTAAATGTTACAAATGTAGAGTGTAGAGGGTGCTGAAAGTTTTATTACTACTGCTTCGACGTTGGTTTTTACAGGAAATAGGCTTGCTACgtatgatttttttaccaaagtgGCAACCCCACCAGAAGAATAATTACTATTACTTTTTCTGTCATTTCTAAAACAATTGAACTGTTTAGAATTGTAACTTGTGTTTGGACTAAGGTTAGTTTCTTGTAGGCAAATTATTTCTGGACAGTATTCTGATTGGATGATTTGAAGCATGGGTAAACGATGGAACAGtccatcaatattccactgtaatatagagTTGAAAATTAGGCATCGGAGGAAGATAATTCACTGTCAGTGATATCTTTACCTAGATAgtgattcaatttatttttaagtcggGTGAAGCGATGTTTCGTAGTTTTGTCTGATAGGTATGGGTAAGATATGGTTAATAGGTTTATTAAACCGGGGAGATCGGTTGTGTATTCCTGGATAATTTCTATAGGTGAATTGTTACCTTGGGTATTTTCAATTAGCATCATTAGCTGATCATAGTTTAAAGGAAGTGTTGTGGaatttttattcatgaaaaatttaagtgcgtcaggagtaggtgctgtgcgtttaggttttttgggctttTGGATGTTGGTTTGACGTGGTGTTTGAGGGAGAGCAAAAGTTGGATTATTAGTATTCAGATTTTCGATGGGAGGGGATAACGTTTCGTCAATACTTCTTTTCACAGATGTACTGGATGATTCTCCTATGATTCCGAGTGAAGCTTGTTGATCCATTACTTCAGAGGTTTTTTCACATGGATTTTTAGTGGGAATGTTCTCTTCGGTGGGAATTATTTTGCTCGCTTCAGAAGTTGGCAGTAGGGTTTGAGGAgtagaagaaattgaagaaggtttttgaatatttatgttGTTTGGATCACCGTCTTCAGCTTGATGTGACTGGGAACCATTATCGGTGGCGGAGTGGGAGATTAGCGTTGAAGTAGGGTTCTGTGAAGTTGAGTTTTGGGCTCGAGTGGGGGATAGTGTATTGTTGGTGTTTGGGCATTTGCTTGATATATGGCCTGTTTGCTTACATGCGTAGCATGTAAGATTATCTTGAGCTATGAAAATTCTGTAGGTGATGCTTTcgtaatttattaaaatagaaTCTGGAATCATGATACTATGTGGGCTGACAAATACTTGTCTTCTGAAGCTTTTTATGTGGTTGTATTCAGGTAAAGAAGCACCGATTCTTAAAAAGGTTATGGGGGAGACGAGGTTTAGGCCCATTTCTTTCAATTCTCGGATGAGAACATCGTGAGGGATGGTCGGGCAGACACTGGATAATACTAATCTTTCTGCTGGGGTTATAAGTCGTCTAGCTCGTACGGTTTCTCCTTGTACTTGTATAGAACCATATTTCTCCATAAAGTTATCTACGGTGAGTTTGCTACTTAGGTACATACATATTCTGTTATTGGATAAAcgagaagaaaataaaatattttttggatttaTTAAGGTGCCTAACGGAATCAAGTAATCTTGAATGGGGGCATTATTTATTGCACTAAATATTATTCCCTGTTCTTTCGTTGGAAAAAAATTCTGCTGAGAAGCTGCTGAGCTGTAAGATTTACTAATTGGAGAGACGTTCTGTATAGTAAACATCGGCAGACATATCCATTAATTATTTTTACGCAGTCACATAAAAGTAATACCTCTCTGTGCCAGCAAAAAACAATACTGGTTGTTGTTTACTATTGATAAATTTTGGATTATTTCCGGTACATATAACCATATGAAAAACCAATTAAACCAGTTTAGGATGCGATTTTACGTTTGACTAATATTATAATGTTAAAACTTACAGTCTTAAATGCTGTTGGTTCACTTTGATTTAAATTAACACTTTCGATGATATTCGTAATTAAACACAAAATATCAAGAGCCGAAACAAACAACTGTTTCTACTTATTTATCAGGGCCGAACCTgtaaataatatcttattttaaattatatacaaatatcgcTAGAAATAACTATAACAACAATTTCTCACATGGTTTGATGTGAAGTGTTGGGGTTTAGAGTCGATaactttctttttttgttattcCCCTTAGCATTACTTTTCTTTTTATACTTTTTGAAAATTCATCACTTTGATGGCtgctatttttgttttttgtataattatttaaaacaatattacacataatttttataatagcagaataaactttgaaggcattttccccacattcacactcaaattcaaaatttaaatgaAAGCCTTCATGTTGTAAACTTTTCATTACCAAACATGATAACAGCTTCAGGTGACAATTGtgctgcaaaaataatttttcaagatTGGGACTATTTATAGTCCCAATTTCAGGCTAtatcatattaaaaaatcacttgaatcggccaacaggtttagtaaatataagacatcaaaaatgacaaaaattttaagtggaggcatttctatatgcacgtaagtttatataaaaatatattatactataaaatatattatattgaactaaaatcatcttaatacataccttttaatattctttataatttggagcacgaaatattgtaaaatgtttgagtttttctgtaaatacagtgaatattatttaaaaacatttaaaaataaatgagaactgtcagaattaaccggtctacgcttagatgttgccaagtttcaacttcatggcttgtaaagtaaaggtggctatggctgTGAACGTGAACAGCATACAGCatcaaaaagaagaaaatatgaTGGAGCAAAAACATTGGGCgattttaacttaatttaatttgaattaaatagttttataaattgtAATTATACTAACATAAAGAACTAAAGAAGTTCAGTAGGtaaagtaaaatatatcacttttattgtttttaagtttgATATTTTAGGCAGCTACATAGTGTTAAAACATTGGTTAACTTTTTCAATAACATTTATATTACCAGCTGATatcaaaaaatacttaaaaatggaAACTATTGATATCCAAGCTATGGAATCTAAACTTAGCGACGTTACTGTAACTGCTATACCAATGAACTCAAACTCTAAACAACCCAATAATCAGCAACAACAACCAGCCCTTAAACAGGAACCTGGACAGTCCAAATATGCTCAACTTTTGGGAGTAATAGAAGAAATGGGCCGAGAGGTCAGACCAACATATGCAGGAAGTAGAAGTTCAGCTGAGAGATTGAAAAGGAACATTGTATCTGCAAGGATATTAGTAAGAGAATGTCTGATAGAAACTGAGAAAAGTGCTAGACAATAGTTTTAACCAGAGTGTAGCATAAATTTGACATAAACCCGTCCGAAGTGTGTAAGAGAAGTCTATCAATTTTTCCATAGAATATGTTTTATCTGTTAACACGTTGATGAACAGAACATCTATAGTTAGACATCTAATTtacattgatgtaatgtgacacaacgtctatggatgacatttttaaaataacgagttgtgaCAAAAAAATCTGTAGATGTCAGCTTTcagatataaatataaataaccaTGGTTGTCATCCACATGCTTACAAATGATGTTAAAGAACTcattgtttccataaactatgggccggttgttcgaacgctaatcaacattgatcactatcaaatacttaattactgtcacaactgtcaatgtcaactttggttgggttgccgaaaacataattattgatgacaattatgaaattagttaatcaattatgttaataattgttatgttaattgactaactaatctcataattataattaactatgttttcagcaacccaaccaaagttgacattgacagttgtggcagtaattaaatatttgatagtgatcaatgttgattagcgttcgaacaaccggccctaaaagtaCTAAAAGAAATTCATCAATCTCCCTATTCTACTttgaaaaatacatatagtgtcacaacacttgcttatacatttgacacACTGTCCATCAATGTGGTAAGTGGTGTGACAAAAGGTGTATGttgatttaataattttaaaacatatcAACATCAACAACTGTTGTCATACCACTACaggtttttttttcatttttggtcCTCActgaatacagggtgagtggcGAGGAACTGTCCAAattttaagactgtataatatacgtaacgATAATTATTAAAAAGAACACATATTATGGTGTTATTTGATTTATATTTGTTTCCGAGTTATAGCGAAAATAACACAAATTTGTAACTTAACATTGACTTGATGTTAAATGTTCTTATAATagattttcaaaaataccacCATTGACCTGTAAGCATTTTGTGATTCATCTATGAAGAATCAACAATGGTTTGCTCTAATTGTGGCTGCAACATTTCTAATATGTTGAATTACTGCATCCCGAGTGTCGACTTTTACCTTGTAAACCTCATTTTTGAACCAATCCCAGAAAAACTTATTTTTGTAAAactgttataatatttttatttcatttaaggCATTAACACGAAAATAAATCAAAATTAGAGCTATTTATTACAACAACCCCAAATTTTGTAATGAAATGTGTTACAAGAAcatttataattgaatcggtcattatGAAAAGGGGTCATCTCCACTTTTTTGACATTTCAACTTTTTGTCAAATTTGTATTTAATACACATTGGTAATACGTCTATTCCATATGAAAACGGAtcaactttaaatatttttacccTAAACACAGCATACTCCACAAACCAGTTCAGTTTAAAAAGGGGTCATCTGCTAGAGATACCAATTCTACAACATGATCTGTTCAACATTTTAAAAACGGGTCATCTCTTTTTCAAAAAATTGCTGTTTCTAggtcttttaaaatttaaaaacatttttaaaagattcaTCAGCTTGTATTTAGCAGTTTAAtgtgtattataaacaatattcACATTATAATGACTATTTTACGGGTCATCTCTTTTTCAAAAAATTGCGGTTTCTAagtcttttaaaatttaaaagttttttttttaatattatgtcggactgtcaaactaacgtcagaacgtgtatgtatcgatctgtaaattggtgccgaaatttgtaattattactgtaaatactagttattaaaattagttttcgctcaaatagtgactaataacaattgtgttacgtgctaatcatcaagaacaagctgtaacttcagtcagtaagagatgttttgcttaataatcttccaacttaaacacattcagtgtcaaactatcaatagtttttcactgttgctatcccgTCGCTGTCCCAACAGacgccaacggttaggcaaccagtattgcagtgatgtatccaaggttatcacttatttccagacatccaaagcgtaatacatataaacaaattcaagttacttttgactacatgagtaacaatttaaatcaatgttcccccactgttagcatcaccatgtctggacccaattttttcagtaatcttactagttcatatgcaattgctactatgactaaacaacgtccgaagtatcccaagaagaccgaagcaatttCATAATTAGTTGTATgtctctatagtatccaatgattgtatattcaatttttttttcttcataatttttacctaatgttatttaagatttagaaattaactgttataataattagttttaagtccttattgtaattaattattgtataaccaatattgtttgtgtcaatggccatcGCTGCTGagacataaatttaaataaaaaaatataaaaaaaaaattaaaaacatttttaaaatattcatcaGCTTGTATAGTCaatattaaaatcaaaaaatacataaaaacagttattttcctaatattcttaaagataaaaagttatttacctctactgtaaaatttaaaaatgtggaGATGACCTCTTTTTAAAATGACTTATTGAATTAATGAAAAATTGCAACTTTGTGTTATTGTTGCTATaactcggaaacaaatgaaaattgaataacaacatatgagttattttaatttatttgtacaTATATTATGGTCTTAAAGTTCTTCTTATGGAGTAAGTATCTGCAAATGCAGTCGTGTCCGTGAATGTGTCAAATAGATATAAATACCATTGCACAAAATATTTGTCAACTTGCTTTACTTTATCGTGTGTCATTCATATAATTTTGGTCCAGTATTATAGGGCTTTGTTGGTTCTACCTTTGTTTTGTACAAATCTCCAAGGGTACCCTGATGAGTATAGTTTCTGCATGTCAAAAGATGATCCATATTTCGTATTTCTCCACAGTCACAATTCACATGACCATGATCTATTTTGCCATGTTTGATTTTACTAGAGCCGTTCTTAGCCTATTCTTAGTTTTCCACTTTTTAAAATGTAGAGATTGGCTGGTCCATTGAACCTGGGGAAGAGGAAAATACTCAGGTGGTTCATCCTGTACTATTGCAAACAAGCTTTTCCATGGATTTTAATTGCTTCATGGTGTTCAAGCTCTAATAGGGCATGGTGCTTGTCCgcaatttgtttaattttctgtGTGCTCTGCAACATTTCTGCATGTTGAGAGAGCTGCAAAACCTGCTGCTTTATATAGATTTAAGGATGGTGTCAGTTTCATACACTCCATTATATGCATCTGCATGTCTCATTCAGCACAGTATCAACTTGTTTGGTGTAGACAGGTCAGCCCCAAATGGGGCAAGCATATTCagcaattgaaaaaaaaacagtgtcTGTGCAGTGTGCAGTTGTTCTTAAGACGCCAGGACATGCAGCCCATTTACTTCCTGAATACCCTGTTACTAATTAGTTGTTACTTTCTCTCTTGTTTTTATGCAATGTTGTTTGTAGGTGAGGGACCGTTTCAGAGATATTTAGGTTGGTCTGCGTGTTCTAATGTATTACCATTTCACACAATTTGGAGTTTTTATTTAGCTTCCTTTGCATGAAGGTGGAAGGCACAGACTTGGGATTTAGAAGGATTTGAGCTTAGGGAATTCTGCAGGTAGTACAAACTCATTGTTTTTGAGGTAGTTTCAAGTTTCTCTTCCACCTCTTCAAAAATTTTTCTTTGAGCACATATTGCCAGGTCGTCAGCATATAGGAAGTGCTTAGTTTCAGTTGGCTGGGTTGGTCATTTGTATTATGTTGAAAAGCATTGGTGCTAAATCACTTTCCCGTGGGAGACTGTTCATTTGAACTCTCTACTTACTTGCTTTGCTCTCCAAGAtaacgaaaaaatgttttatagtaAGGAGTATATGACTTTACCTAGCTTGTGGTTTGAAAATTGAAAAGATGTTTATATTTACCAATTGGTCTATGCTGAGTTTTTGGTATGAGGCGATATACTATTTCAGTACATTGATCTTCAAGGTTAGTACTTGAAAGCTTCATCTGAATTGGTAAGTTCTGTTAAAATGGCATTTTTTTCTTATACAGAAATGGGACTAATTATAT
This genomic window from Diabrotica virgifera virgifera chromosome 1, PGI_DIABVI_V3a contains:
- the LOC114326735 gene encoding cyclin-dependent kinase 2-associated protein 1 encodes the protein METIDIQAMESKLSDVTVTAIPMNSNSKQPNNQQQQPALKQEPGQSKYAQLLGVIEEMGREVRPTYAGSRSSAERLKRNIVSARILVRECLIETEKSARQ